Within the Fusarium keratoplasticum isolate Fu6.1 chromosome 1, whole genome shotgun sequence genome, the region agaggagggagaaggaggatggggTACATGGATAGGTAAGAGGCGAACGACAGGGCAatcatggcgttgaaggGAGAACCCTTGATAGCCCTGGCGATAGCATATAGGATGGCGCAGTTGGTAAAGACACCGGTTGATCGTCCTATACATGTGGCGATAGTGTAGGGGTTGAACAAGAAGCTGTCGCATGATATTAGTATTGGTGTTGAGTATAACTAAGATCTCCCTTAcgcagcagcaacggcggcGCCAACAAACTTGTTTGCCCGGCGCGGCGATGTAAACAGCTTCGAGCTAGCCGCCTCGCCCGAATTGGCGATCTTGTACAACGCATCGGCGCTGAGGAGGTCTACGGCGATGTAGAGCAGGTGTGTGAAGATGGGCCAGACCTTGACGTCTGGGAGCAGCGAGAACaagggcagcagcagcggcgccTGATGGAAGACGCCGCCATCGTAAGGAGAAACGTTATTCGTGTATAGGAACAGACCCTCTTGCACTGGGAAAACCCGTGTGAGCGCATGGACTAGAGTGTGCCGGGAGCGAGGGGCTTACATCGCTTGAAGCTTGTGACGGGGGTCGAGATCTCGACGCGGCTGGTTAGGAGGTCGGGGAGACCGGGaaaggcgaggaagagggcgagcCGGAGCAGAGCAGCGCCGGCGTAGACGCTGGCTTTGCCTCGCAATGTCATGATGCCAGGCATTGCATTGCTCGAAGAGGAGCTGGTCGTGGAGGGGGGATCGCGTCGAGGTGTGGTATCGCGATCGAGGTGTCCTTGGAGGCCACTTGGCGGGTTGAGGCTTGGCGGGCCACCTCCACCGGCGGGAGAGGGGCCGCTGGAAGAGCCGCTGGAGCTTTGCTTGGCCGAGCGCTGAATGGACGCTGCAAGGCCCTGAGATGCGCTGGAGCATGGCACCGGGCGGTGAGAAGCAGACTGGCCAATTGAGGACCATGATTGCCGCGCTAGACCTAATATATTTGCGCCCAGGGCGGTGCCTCTGGGCATAAAATTTCGCGATGGAAAAAAAAGTTGAGAGACAGACACAGCAGGAAAAAGTGCCCCGCTGCTTCTACTGCTGCTGCGAGATACAACCATCCAGCAAAAagagccatcaccaacaaccacaatGGCTCGGataaagaagaagggcaaggccggCGCGGCCAAGAACTACGTCACCCGAAACCAGGCCATTCGAAAGCTGCAGATCAGCCTGCCCGACTTCCGAAAGCTGTGCATCTGGAAGGGAATCTATCCTCGCGAGCCCCGGAGCAGGAAGAAGGTGTCCAAGTCGTCGACCAGCTCGACCACCTTTTACTACGCCAAGGATATCCAGTACCTCCTCCATGAGCCGCTTCTGCAAAAGTTCCGCGACCAAAAggtcctcgagaagaagatctcCCGCGCCCTCGGCCGCGGCGATGTCACCGACGCCTCCCGTCTCGAGAAGAACGCTGCGCGACCTGAGAAGACTGGAAAGCCTCGATACACGCTTGACCATGTCATCCGGGAGCGCTACCCGACCTTTGTGGACGCCCTGCGAGACCTCGACGACTGCCTGTCGATGCTGTTCCTGTTCGCCAACTTGCCGTCCACCACGTCGGTTCCCGCCAAGATGGTTGCCCGTTGCGAGCGTCTCTGCCTCGAGTTCCAACACTACCTGATCGTGTCGCAGAGCGTTACCAAGTCGTTCCTGTCCATCAAGGGAATCTACTACCAGGCCAACATCCAGGGAGAGGACGTTCTCTGGCTGGTTCCCTACAAGTTTAACCAGCGCGTCGTCGGCGATGTCGATTTCCGCATCATGGGTACCTTTATCGAGTTCTACATGACCCtgcttggcttcatcaacttCCGACTGTACACCTCCATTGGCCTCAAGTACCCTCCCAAGTTTGACCAGGTCATGGACGAGAACGCTGCCGAGCTTGGCGCCTTCACTCTCGAGGGCAAGACCCTGGTCGGCGCTGAGGAGCACCAGCAAAAGCAATtggaggctgctgagcaCAAGCCCGATCCCAAGGTTCAGGCTGCCGTTAACAAGGTtatcaagaagatcaagggcaGCGAAGCCGAAGACGATTCGACACCAGCGACCGAGAACCAGGTGGAGGGTGAGGACCAGGATGCGGGTGTGATTGACAAGTTTGAGCCGGCGGCCCCTGGCGGCGATGTGCTCCCCCAACCTTCCAACACCGGAAACAACCCCAACAacctcttctccaacctGACCATCTACCTTTCCCGCGAAACTCCCCGACAACCTCTCGAGTTCCTGCTCAAGTCTTTTGGCTGCAAGCGTGTTGGTTGGGATGCTGTGCTCGGCGGTGGCGCTTTCACTactgatgagcttgatccCGCCATCACCCACCAGATTGTCGACCGACCTCCCATCCAGGCCGTTactgaggaggatggcgacgatgaggacaaCCAGACTTCGCAGAAGCTTGCTGCCAACCGACGAGTCCCTGGAAGGACCTACATCCAGCCCCAATGGGTGTGGGACAGTGTCAATGACGGCGAGCTGAAGGAGCCTCATCTGTATGCTCCTGGCGCTTCTCTGCCTCCCCATCTGAGCCCCTTCGTGAAGAGCGTCCAGGGCGCATACGACCCCACCATCCCtctcgaggagcaggagcctgaggaggaagccaTTGAGGCTCAGAgcgacggcgaggatgaggttgacgatACTGTTGAGGGTATGGATGTGGCCAActcagacgaagaagaggatggcgaAGACgcagaagacgacgagtTTGGCGGTTTCTCTGAGGACGAgcaagaagaggacgaggatgaggacgatgccGAGCAGCGTCAACAAGAGCTGGAGGCTGAGCTCACTGGCGGTGCcgtcaagtccaagacgcccaacaccaaggccaaggccaaggaggaggcgcGCAAGGCGCTGAACAAGAAGGCGCgtgaggaggccgaggacatTGAGCGGGCCAAGGGCATGctcagcaagaagaagcggaagCTGTACGAGCAGATGGTGTACACGAATACCAAGAAGAGCGCCGAGGACCAGAAGCTGCGGGCCAAGAGGAGAAAGCtggaaaaggaaaaggcaaagggCAAGGCGAAGTAAGGCGGGCGTAGGCGTACGTAATGTAAAAGGCTTCAATGTTTTATACCATTCGGATAGATTCAATTTGCATgcgaagaaaagaagagagttTGTTTGATTTTGTGAAGCTATTGTGAAGTTGGTTATTGGTGAACTGTGATAGAGTGTTTGTGTTTATGCTGGGTGGGTAAAAGAACCTTGTTACAATTTTTCTACCATGGTGAAAGTTGCCTTGGAAAACTTGAACCTGACAACAACTACACCAACAATTTTCATCCGAG harbors:
- a CDS encoding Pescadillo-like protein gives rise to the protein MARIKKKGKAGAAKNYVTRNQAIRKLQISLPDFRKLCIWKGIYPREPRSRKKVSKSSTSSTTFYYAKDIQYLLHEPLLQKFRDQKVLEKKISRALGRGDVTDASRLEKNAARPEKTGKPRYTLDHVIRERYPTFVDALRDLDDCLSMLFLFANLPSTTSVPAKMVARCERLCLEFQHYLIVSQSVTKSFLSIKGIYYQANIQGEDVLWLVPYKFNQRVVGDVDFRIMGTFIEFYMTLLGFINFRLYTSIGLKYPPKFDQVMDENAAELGAFTLEGKTLVGAEEHQQKQLEAAEHKPDPKVQAAVNKVIKKIKGSEAEDDSTPATENQVEGEDQDAGVIDKFEPAAPGGDVLPQPSNTGNNPNNLFSNLTIYLSRETPRQPLEFLLKSFGCKRVGWDAVLGGGAFTTDELDPAITHQIVDRPPIQAVTEEDGDDEDNQTSQKLAANRRVPGRTYIQPQWVWDSVNDGELKEPHLYAPGASLPPHLSPFVKSVQGAYDPTIPLEEQEPEEEAIEAQSDGEDEVDDTVEGMDVANSDEEEDGEDAEDDEFGGFSEDEQEEDEDEDDAEQRQQELEAELTGGAVKSKTPNTKAKAKEEARKALNKKAREEAEDIERAKGMLSKKKRKLYEQMVYTNTKKSAEDQKLRAKRRKLEKEKAKGKAK